In the Orenia marismortui DSM 5156 genome, one interval contains:
- a CDS encoding AIR synthase related protein, which translates to MNNFRDISILKLDDEKFLVIACDSAGGIGSKIEDKIKLSNHIVGKFTARVALMELLASGAKPISIIDTLSVELEPTGKEIIAGIKDELSIVGIENLLTGSTEENITTVQTGIGVTTIGIVTLNQLRLAISQKGDLIIALGLPKVGYQVVEDRDQIADLELVLKILELDYIHEILPVGSKGILYEANVLAKSNQLSLELLNSKLDLDKSAGPATVVLVSIAEGDLFKLKEDIQKAINVIGRLG; encoded by the coding sequence GTGAATAACTTTAGAGATATATCTATTTTAAAGTTAGATGATGAGAAATTTTTGGTGATTGCTTGTGATTCTGCAGGTGGAATAGGTAGCAAAATAGAGGATAAGATAAAGCTTTCTAACCATATAGTAGGTAAATTTACAGCTAGAGTGGCTTTAATGGAGTTGCTAGCTAGTGGAGCTAAGCCTATATCTATTATTGATACCTTAAGTGTAGAGTTAGAACCTACAGGTAAGGAGATTATTGCAGGTATTAAAGATGAACTATCTATAGTAGGAATTGAAAATTTATTAACTGGAAGTACAGAAGAGAATATAACTACTGTCCAAACAGGAATAGGAGTAACTACAATTGGGATTGTTACCTTAAATCAATTAAGGTTGGCTATCTCTCAAAAAGGTGATCTTATAATTGCTTTAGGATTGCCTAAGGTAGGATATCAGGTTGTAGAGGATAGAGATCAGATTGCAGATTTGGAATTAGTTTTGAAAATCTTAGAATTAGATTATATTCATGAAATATTGCCAGTAGGATCTAAAGGAATTTTATATGAAGCCAATGTATTAGCAAAATCCAATCAATTGAGTTTAGAATTGTTAAACTCTAAATTAGATTTAGATAAATCAGCTGGTCCTGCTACAGTTGTATTAGTAAGCATAGCTGAAGGCGATTTGTTTAAATTAAAAGAAGATATTCAGAAAGCTATTAATGTAATTGGAAGGTTAGGATAA
- a CDS encoding ECF transporter S component translates to MKGKVDDKKIASLVKSALLIALSGVGAYLKFPSPVGSIAFDSLPGYLGVLLLGGKFGSVILIFGHLISALIAGFVLGPFHIIIALLMGVCGLIFGYLAKTNIILAAIIAIVCNGIILPALLIPFLGQGLFIGIVTMLTLASAANIFLAVILNKFFSKE, encoded by the coding sequence ATGAAGGGGAAAGTAGATGATAAAAAGATAGCAAGTTTAGTTAAAAGTGCTTTATTAATTGCCTTATCAGGGGTAGGTGCTTATTTGAAATTTCCTAGTCCTGTTGGAAGTATTGCTTTTGATTCTCTCCCTGGTTATTTAGGAGTATTACTCTTAGGCGGTAAATTTGGGAGTGTTATTTTGATATTTGGCCATTTGATTTCTGCTTTAATAGCTGGTTTTGTATTAGGTCCTTTCCATATCATCATTGCTCTGTTAATGGGGGTGTGTGGTCTTATATTTGGATATTTGGCCAAGACAAATATTATATTAGCAGCAATCATAGCTATTGTTTGTAATGGTATTATTTTACCTGCTCTTTTAATTCCATTCTTAGGGCAAGGGCTTTTTATAGGAATAGTTACGATGTTAACATTAGCATCAGCAGCTAATATATTCTTAGCAGTTATATTAAACAAATTCTTTAGTAAGGAGTAA